The following are encoded in a window of Lichenicola cladoniae genomic DNA:
- a CDS encoding ISKra4 family transposase, translating into MNDWDFVDISWSPLTELLPDRCTPELGRLQAELSARHPFREAARLLTSLLPCQPMNHATMRNRTHRVASDLEQMPPGQPAPEPEAKPQGEIMVLIDGAHIRAAHGYQSRRVDVTVGNIEVAGRPPRRFALAPKGAGSPLATMRQALREQGWQPGRSVTVLSDGEAALPGLVRAAVGEPIACILDWWHISMRVQHIQQAMRGIHAPDPQPCLDLDMIDWWVGRLQKLIWHDRSDEALDELFYIQHAVPVVVRVNGETLRSAAAMLLWNCDDLRRDLENAGSSLINYGERYRSKLPISTSRAEGCFDEIANARMAKKQRMRWSPARCTWRRRGARRGPGRSSHAAIQSSSGGVTKTFPLPQRCKRLRPEFRAIRLAHVAFIQKLFSNIDRLTYSNYAFQIPANDCSATPVSLCMRLRAGLSSTTLVALHIARLVTPSRANICSRDIWTDHRGRDPRCGCMSRADCTRV; encoded by the coding sequence ATGAACGACTGGGACTTCGTGGACATTTCCTGGTCGCCTTTGACCGAGTTGCTCCCGGACCGGTGCACGCCCGAGCTCGGGCGGCTGCAAGCGGAGTTGAGCGCCAGGCACCCCTTCCGAGAAGCAGCCCGGCTGTTGACCAGTCTCTTGCCGTGCCAGCCGATGAACCACGCCACCATGCGAAACAGGACCCATCGCGTCGCATCGGATCTTGAGCAGATGCCGCCAGGTCAACCCGCGCCGGAGCCCGAAGCCAAACCACAGGGTGAGATCATGGTCCTGATCGACGGGGCGCATATTCGGGCGGCTCATGGCTATCAGTCGCGGCGAGTCGACGTCACCGTCGGCAACATCGAAGTCGCAGGAAGGCCGCCACGGCGGTTCGCTCTGGCCCCCAAGGGTGCCGGATCGCCGTTGGCAACCATGCGTCAGGCGCTTCGAGAGCAGGGTTGGCAGCCCGGTCGCTCCGTCACAGTGCTCAGCGACGGCGAGGCGGCTCTTCCCGGCCTGGTCCGCGCCGCAGTTGGTGAGCCGATCGCGTGCATTCTCGACTGGTGGCACATCTCCATGCGAGTGCAGCATATCCAGCAAGCGATGCGCGGCATCCACGCCCCCGATCCGCAACCATGCTTAGATCTGGACATGATCGACTGGTGGGTCGGCCGACTACAAAAGTTGATCTGGCATGACCGCTCCGACGAGGCGCTCGACGAGTTATTCTACATCCAACACGCTGTGCCGGTGGTCGTCCGTGTCAATGGCGAAACGTTAAGATCTGCCGCTGCGATGCTCCTCTGGAACTGCGACGACCTGCGTCGCGACTTGGAGAACGCCGGCAGCTCGTTGATCAACTACGGTGAGCGTTACCGCTCCAAGCTGCCCATCTCGACGTCGCGGGCAGAAGGATGCTTCGACGAGATCGCCAACGCCCGCATGGCCAAGAAGCAGCGAATGAGGTGGTCGCCCGCAAGATGCACATGGCGTCGCCGTGGTGCGCGCCGCGGTCCTGGACGGTCGTCTCACGCAGCCATTCAATCTTCCTCTGGCGGCGTGACCAAAACCTTTCCACTCCCGCAACGCTGTAAGCGACTTCGTCCAGAGTTTCGTGCGATTAGATTAGCACATGTCGCATTTATCCAGAAGCTTTTCTCAAATATTGATCGTCTGACATACTCGAACTATGCGTTTCAAATTCCAGCGAATGACTGCAGCGCGACACCCGTCTCCCTATGCATGAGGCTCCGCGCCGGATTATCCAGCACAACCCTCGTTGCCTTGCATATTGCGAGACTGGTCACCCCTTCTCGGGCGAACATCTGTTCTAGAGACATCTGGACTGATCACCGCGGGCGAGATCCAAGGTGCGGCTGCATGAGCCGCGCCGACTGCACGCGGGTGTGA